A region of the Nicotiana tabacum cultivar K326 unplaced genomic scaffold, ASM71507v2 Un00002, whole genome shotgun sequence genome:
agcccatcaccaaaacacataatacacatcttgaacctcgttcatagaatcacaaaccGGTGATGCACAacagataccgagcgctcatgtgcgcatacgaggtgcgtggaaggaattcaaagagttatgtctcaagctgaatcatttttgcacgatagaatacaagaaagtgaaattttcctaagggttctgcaacctcctaaagataagtacagacgtctccgtatcgatctgcaagactctactaaacccgctcatgattcatgagacctatgtaacctaggctctgataccaatctgtcacgacccaaactaacctctgtcgtgatggcgcctatcgtggaactaggcaagccgactcatttccataacaaaccgatatttttatctcaaagataatttcaaggttatttaatattaaacctccatttaaagagtttaaattaatgaaaaacagaagtgcggaaaagaaaagcccgacatcggggtgtcattagtcatgagcatatactacaatctgtctaacaatatcaaggctaactcagcccgaaaaatagctaaatacaactagagaaagataagagggagaagagcaggggctgcaatcgccaaacagctaccttgctatctccaagaaaatctgcaaccagaacactcaataaccgctaccgtatctagctacacctgaatctgcacacaaggtgcagggagtaacgtgagtacgccaacttagtaagtaacaacaataaataaagactgagcagtagtgacgagcaataaagcctATAACGtccatatcaggaaatctcaatAAAGTACCACATGCTcaaaaaaatcaggatttgaatcaaacatctcgtttaaacccagttccagtaaaaatcatttaaagacatttttccaacagtttttcaaacaaaggctcaatgcaaagatgagcaaaaatgatgaaatcataaacagccactcgggcagacctcacagtcactcgtgccactcaggcatacctcacaatcactcttgccactcgggcatacctcacaatcactcttgcctcctagtcactcagcactcggcactcagtaggtacctgcgctcactgggggtgtgtacagactccggaggggttccttcagcccaagcgctataatctgcacggataactcacgtgcgataataataaagtatgttgcaggcaggcagccccgatccacactcatcctcaccaatcaggccctcggccttactcagtcacaagtatgctgtaggcgggcagccccgatccatactcatcctcacaaatcaagccactcgggcatttcagtaaaacagggtattcggcccaaaacatttatatgcatcaaaatagagtcataaaactgagttatgcagtaaacaagtataaacatgactgagtatagatttttcaatcgaaaacagtgagaggatgatacgaaacagcccctaagggtccaaacagcattggcgcaaggcccaaacatggctttcagcccaatttacaaaaaaagctttctaaaacatataagtattaATGGTTTCAataaagtatgcaactttacagttgctacgggacggatcaagtcacaaatccccaacagtgcacgcccacacgctcgtcacattaaaatagtagaatgatacgaaatccggggtttcataccctcgggactagatttacaatcgttacttacctcaaaccggtcaatcTCTATCCtgcaatgatcttgcctctggactcggcctccaaatgcttcaaatctattcacaatcagtataataccatcaatatacgctaatggaatgaattccacaagaaaagcttcaaaattagaccaaaacccgaaattggctcaaacattgcctgtggggcccacgtctcggaacccgacaaaaattacaaaatccaaaagcccatccaaccacgagtctacccataccaattttaccaaaatccgacctcaaatcgaccctcaaatctacaaatcttatttccaaatttctaagtttcaatctctgatttacacctcaaaatcatgtaatctagtcggattactcgatgataattcaatattatggagtagaaatgatcacaagggacttgcctcaagttttccttgaaaatatatcaaaaattgcctctccccaagctccaatttgtcaaaaagggcaaatgggacgaagtccctgtttttataattctgcccagacatcctcggttctgcctcgatcttggccttcgatcgaggtcctcgatcctggtcctcagTCCTGCcttcgatcctggtcctcggtccTGCCTTTGATTatgccttcgaccgtgaccctcgaccctgtgctcgatcatgccttcgatcgtggccctcgactctggggtcgatcatggcttcgatcgtggccctcgaccctgagctcgatctgggcttcgatcgtggccctcgaccctaagctcgatcgtggccctcgaccctgagctcgatctgggctcgatttctgggcagaagcaatttccaacagaaggaattTGCAGCagttgttctagttcaatttttgatctgttaaccatccgaaactcacccgaggccctcgggacctcaaccaaatataccaacaagtcctaaaacatcattcaaacttagttgaatcctcaaataacctcaaacaacgctaaaaccatgaattacatcccaattcaagcctaatgaactttgaaatttctaatttctacaaagaactccggaacctatcaaatcacgtccgattgacctcaaattttgcacacaagtcctaaatgacataacaaaggtattccaattttcagaatcggatttcgaccccgatatcaaaaagtcaaccccccggtcaaacttttcaaaaataaaacttttgaaatttcaagcctaattcctctacggacttccaaataatattctggacacgcttctaagcccaaaatcaccatacagagctattggaatcatcaaaattcaaatccgaggtcgtttacacataggtccatatcatgttcacttttctaactcaattttttcaattatgagactaagtgtctcatttcactccgagtttcttccggactcgaaccaactaacccaatataatataatatagctgaataacataaaaagaagtaggaatggggaaaacaaggttataactctcgaaacgaccggtcgggtcgttacagttgtgTAAATGGGTTCCGGAAGAGTCATGACGGTTTAGaacacgacttgaggtttgtattttctgcggtttgggaattcagttgcgtgttgcaatggtcCTTCTGAAGTAAGTTAAGTGAAAGGAATCTAACCAATGAAGTATTTAatctactagtagttcaggggttatgatgaattctttcACCCTCGTGTAGCGGCACGATAAGTGCAGTGAGAGGCTTGGGAAtttgaagttgaggatcaagattgtggttcggtgttgacaagaatgtcacgagctcagatGAGCATGAAGGagttcagatgttcagagtaagatggtattttctttagtgtcacttaagaacggtgtcctgtgtaagaggctttgtgtattgaattGCGGACTCTTGGTCGGCTTTGCATAATTAGTACAGTTGGTGGTGTGGATGTGCATACTTTTCTACCTGGTGCGAAAGGTCGTGGGAGAGTATCCCACGGGGAAatctgtataagtgtgacataattattaaagattgaaaccaagtaggGATATtatggtactatcgttaatgtgagagtttatgcctggaaggcgctctattcctttggttgtgaactgtgggagtTGATCCGGATTGAGAGGGATTGATTATTCGCACACGTGTTGAGGTCCcctgtagcttgtggtgttatatgagaaggatggctctcgagatgcaggtcatttatcgcaccttagttatACTTGGGTTTTGTGACGTATTACGCTATCCGCCTCCCCAGAGTTGTATTTTTGCAATTGGAGTGCTTGTGGACAATATTCGGTATTCCGTAGGTAGAAGCActatggcttgatgggtatttccttatttattgttatgagtGGATCgatggcatgccgccacgggtacgttgtttggatcgagttgcacgccgcaatggtatcatgtgtggatcgcgTTGCTCGCCGcaatagtgagatgttgagtacggtcccctatacttatttttgtgtatttgtttctcattctctgagaaaggttcatagcaTCTCTTCAGCCATTTTATTCGTGGGCCGGGTAGTTCTTTTGTTTCCAGAGTTCGTTCTCCCTCATGTGTCATATTCAGGTAGTAATGTGTCAgcgcattgatggcgtcatatgagatctgGGTCAGTGTTTGAGATGGCTTATtacctgagcagcttgtactggatgagacgaggttattggacctagaatCACTGCGATCGGAGTTATGTAGGGTATACTAAAGagcaaatattgttattcagtccagaatgaggtaatggtccttgtcaggaagagagactccatgatttgttgattcggcataTGGTTGTTAGTTTCTACGCATCTCTtttgtcgtggcagtattgcgagagttaggacaggacttatatgtgtcatgaggtgtgttgtgggcatcagattcatggaattgCAGTTATAGTTATCATAAGGATGTTGTTATGGTCAAGCGAATTATGTGGTTCATGGTGTGATTTTAGTGGAGGAACATGGTCATGGGTAGGTGCGGTGTTCATATCTTAGAATCGGGCCTCGTGGAAAATTCcgaatgttggaatttggttctgaAGCTTGTTACCTAAGGTTATAGGAAGGATCTTCGGTATGGCTCGAGCTAACATGCTCACATGGGTTGTGGAGGCACGGGTAGGTGCgagaggtgttaaacagtgattttggacaactctggagcagttcttagcacgttcgaggacgaacgtatgtttaagtgggggagagtgTAACGAatcgaccgatcattttgagctatagcacgtcgttcggcggtttgaggccttgagtagcttcacgtcaggtattatgacttgtacgtgtggttgaAATTGAActccgggaagttcagagttgatttggtaagaaatattctaatttcggaagctttaagttggaagaattcaCTAATTTGACTTTggagtaaacaacctcgaaatcaggatttgaaggttctgataggttcgtatgatgatttcggacttgggcatatgttcgggttgagtatcggatcacccgggagcaattcgacgcttattatggaaagttggcatttttgagagttttagaatttcataagtaTGATTTAAgtggatttttatgttatcgatgTCAGTTTGGAGTTtcaagccttggaataggttcgtattgtgatttgtaacttgcacgtaaagtttggcgtcattctgagatgtttaagtgtaattcggacgcgttcggtgaaatttgaaggttggaaagttgaaagaaggGTTCTGGCCGTCGatttgtaattttgatgttgtttgacgtgattcgaggtTTAAACTAAGTCCAAATCATGTTGTGGGAtgttttggtatatttggacgggatcccgggggcctcgggtgcgaaCCGGATTGGAAgaggatcgagtttggactttgAGGAAACTGCTGAAGCTTAAGGCTTCTAGTGCGATCGCACcagcgaggttttggccgcaggtgctaGACCGCAGAAGTGGCCTAGGGGTCGCAAAAGCAGTAGGGATTGAGGTTGGTTAGATGTGCAGGTATGAGGTTTATGTCACACCTACGGGACAGAAGAAGCGACCAGTGGGTCGCAGAAGCAGTAGGGAGTGAGGCTAGTTGggtgcgcaggtgcgaggtttgtGTCGCACCTGCGAGATCGCAGATGTGGGAAAGGGATACGCAGGTGCGAGGGGGACTGAGTTTGttatttccgcagaagcggataccTGGTCGCAGGTGCGAATTCGCATAAGTGGAGTctggtccgcagatgcgaaggcaGGAGGGCTGAAGGGGGACCATAGAAGCAGaattttggccgcacctgcggaaccgcagaagtggtcaaGTGGCCGCAAGGGCGATGATCGCTGGGCAGAGGGCTTGTTTAAGTGCgaaggtttggctcattttcattttatttcttctaTGGGAGCCGGCCTTGGAGCGAGTTGGAGCGTCATTTTCATCGTcaatcatgaggtaagtaatttctataagttgtgagttaaatatacgaATATGGGCTTGTAAATACATGAAATATTAtggaaattgtgagattttgaccacgaaattggacatagaattaggaataaattatgtatttgagttAGTGGTggtatgggtaatgattatcttcgaacatcttcggaatccgggcacgtgggcccaagggttgaCCTTATCGGCTTTTCGGGCGGAGTTGGGaaatattataaattgattaattatgggtaatagagtatatatttatggattttcacatttgtttggctagttttggagagacgggcatcggtttgaggtgttagagtggtgttggagccggctatggaacctcaaagcgaggtaagtcttctgtctaactctgtgagggggaaactatccctaggtgatgtatttgatatgtgctacttgttgcgggggtTACGTACACACGAGGCGATGAGAGCCcatacgtagctagattcatgttatgtccaggtagacttaggttctcgccatgctataactgtactatttgagttgtctcttgcctattaaattcttttatttttacgtTGCGGCTTGAGACAagacttgtgtagagtgatagacttggtATTGTAGAGACTTGATGGCTTCATGATTAACCACGGAATAATCGTACTCCTCTTCCGAATTTCTCCCGTGTTATGTGTTTTGATCGAAATGTTTCccttaaaatttataactcacacgtctattcgtgagtggggtcaaggacccgttaaagcttcttattctaatgggatcgggctgttcggctcagcagtataatagatacatctatggtttgtgtcatttgaccctcggcagtgcgcatattatgatgggatcgggtcgaTCACCTCGACAGgtttatgtatcacactctcattGGAGAAGGTCGTTCGCCTCTGCAATAAAATAGATGTATcttggttcgtgtcgttcgacctcggcagtgcacatattatgatgggatcgggtcgtatgcctcgccatttctataaaatactcttatgaaatcgtgcgtTATAATTGATAAGAAGCCAATATATCTGTGaattttcctgatttgaattgtGACGACCTATCCGGTGAGgtcattatatatatactccgattgaggaggtaactactaGCTGAGAGGTTGAGTTATTGGTGAGAGGAGAATTTTACCATGTATTTATACATGCTATTTCGTTTATTTACTCTGACTCACATCCGTTTACTtctactgtatctgtcttattagaccactagtaagtgtcgatgtcgacccctcgtcactacttatcttgcgttaggctagatacttactgggtacgcgttgatttatgtactcatgctacacttgctgcactttttgtgcatgtacatatatgtctgatggtcttttgggcgcaaaggCACGGCTATTGCGAGGACTTTACTgtgagttgcattccatgttacgatctgcAACTTGTAGAGTCTCCATTAGAGTTATTTctattctcctgtctaatttgtattccaaacagatgttgtaatttattatatttcctagttgatgctcatgcacttgtgacacctgaTTTTGGGGATTCCTACATGTTGTTCAGtattgtagttcgtgtaaatattatcatctaccctgtaaattctatttcataccatttaattaatgaaaattatgatttcaaaatactaaaatgagtaattaagttaatcaatcAACATTGGCTTGTCTGACGgcagtgttaggcgccatcacggcctttagtgaattttgggtcgtggcagaAAGTAGTGAGAGTAGTGGACATCTATATTTACCAATAGTTTTACAACAATCGTAATATTTTAAGTAACTTAAAAACTtctcataaaataaaataaaattttaaaattaaatatttactaATATAAAAATATGGAAATTAGTTTCTAAATAAACTAACAAGGAAATATAAACTGGAAAGAGGGAGTATTATATACTCCTCGTTAGCAAAGCTTTTCTTTTATAGTGAATTTCACATAAAATTGATATAAAAATTGATAAatgatatatatattatatccAATTAGAACAACCATGTGGTTCCATGGTCTAGTGGTCAGGACATTGGACTCTGAATCCAGTAACCCGAGTTCAAATCTCGGTGGCATGCAATTCATGATTTAGGAGTAGTTTACATGAGTTTATTTACTATGTTGCATTAATATCCATAAAAGTTTCAAGTTATACCAAATTAACCACCCTGTGACTTTGGGGTTTAGGTGAGTTTATTTACTAAGTGATCGTAACTTAATAACTACAAATTTTTCAAATATATTATAAGCTAAAGATTATCCCTTTTATAGGAAAAATATCAGCATGTCAATTTATAAGtagtttattataaaaattgaCTAATTTATAAAATACTattaatattagccaaatattatcaatattagccaattagctatttgtagccaaaAAAAGATCAAtttattttgctttcttttgagtgtgtgttattagaatagattgggtacatcttaaggaaTTTGAATGAATTTTTGACTAAAATTATCCCTTATCTATGGGAGTAGGTTCATTTTTGTCCTTCAAATATAACCCAGATCATCTTTAACTTTGCTAAATAGAGCACATTTGGTCTCACTAACAGAACTAACTTAAAAACTAACGGTGCTAACCCATGTGATACTCACGTGACTTTGTAAAATACTAAACCCACCAGTAAAAGATAACCAATTCCATTTGCACTTTTCCCCAATTCCATCCACAAAGAAACCCATTACCAAAAACCATAGCCTCTCAAAAAAGCTTCGATGACTGAAACAAGAAGAGGACTCAAAGTGAAGAAGCCTATTTATTGATCTCCAACAATGATTATTAGATGTCATGGTAATGAAATACCCAATTATGGTAAGATTTTAGCATGAAATACTATTTGGATTTTCATCAAACTGGAgaaattctgatttttttttttactgtatGTTGATTCAATTTTTCATTCTTTAGTTTATTTAATGATTATTATATAACACATGACAACTTCAATTAGCTCTTATCATATAGCCCTAACATAAGTTTTTTTTTAGCAGACCCTGCATATGAAGCTTTTTTTTCAGTGTAAAAGTAACACATGGTGGTACGATAAAGCATCAACCTAGCAGATATTATCTTGGGGGAGCTGCAGATTTTATTGATTATGTTAACTATACGGAGTTGAATCTGTCGCAATTCAAATCCATGGCAAAACTATGTGATTATGAGAAAGATTCTGTTACTTTTTGGCACAAGTGTGAGAGGTACGGGAATAGaatgtgacttatttctactgaTGTAGAAGCCACTCCTATATCCAAAAATATTCCAGATCATAAGATGGTTGAAGTGTACTTTGAACATCTTGATTCATATATTGAAAAAACCTATACATACTAATGAAGTTGATGGAGCAGAACAAGAGAAAGAAGTAAGTAGCGAGCATTTTTGACTAATAATGAATTTGAAGactcagaaaataatttttcagatGATAATGAAAATGTGAATCATAGACATGAAGTTAGTgaagaagtgaagaaaaaaaTGGCTGCTGAAGAAGGTGATACAAATTGTGTTAACTCGGATAGTACAAAGAGTTTAGAATGTGACTCTAACAGTGAGAGTTTCAACTTTTCGATGTTCAATCCTAAAACAGACGGAGATAAACCAGTGTTGCCATTAGAATTGATATTTGAAAACAAGCATGAGTTCAAATATGTTGTAATAACTCATGAAGTTAATGAAGGAAAGTATATTAAGTGGTGCAAGAATGATAACTCAAGAGTGAAAGCAACTTGTGGTCATCCAGATTGCAAATGGAAGATTCTAGCATCAAGAATGTATCGAGATAGAACATTTCAGATCAGAACATACAATCCCACTCATGATTGTAAGATTTGAGGATAGTATGGTTGACATCTTTGATATAGATTCAGAAGCTGCTCATTGGCTCAAGAAAAAGTCACCTACTGAATGGTCTAAATCTCACTTTCCTGAAACTGTAAAATGTGATACCTTACTTAATAATATGTGTGAATATTTTAATAACATGATCATTGAGGCTAGAGATAAGCCGATTATCACTCTATTAGAGAAGATAAGGTATCATCTTATGACAAGGATGCAAGCAAATAGGGATAAAGGTACCAAGTAGAATGATGGTGATATTTACCCTAAGATTAAGGATGTATTGCATAAAAATCAAGCTAAAGCAGTTGAATTTATTCCCAGGAAGTCAAATGAATGGAATTATGAGATAATAGGAGCAAGCATAATGAACAACTGGGCTGTGAATTTGCTAAATAGAAAATGCAGTTGTAGAAAATGGGATCTAACAGGAATTCCTTGCAAGCATACCATTGTCGCGATTTGGACTAAACATGATGACATTAATTCATATGTGGATGATTGTTATAAGGTAGAAACTTATAGAACGATTTATAAATTTTCTATTCTACCTATGAATGGTCAAGAGATATGGCCTAAGTTGAATAATGTTCCTCCTTTGCCTCCACGATTGGAAAGACAAAGTACCAAAGGAAGAAAACAAAAGCTTCGCAAAAAAGAGCCTGATGAAGTTGGAGCAAGTAgacaaaaaatgaaaaggaagcaAACAAAATTGTATTGTAGCTTATGCCATAATCCAGGCTATAAGAAAAGAACCTGCAAGTTAAATCGCGTGTATCCATATTCTCATGATGATGAGATGGTGCGACAAGAATCCTCATTTCCTACTGCATCTTCTGTTCATGTAAAGCTTCCGGTATGAGTTTATTACacatattactttatttaattatattaataataCGGTaacgatatttttttttaattgtaggTAAGAAGAGGGCCTGTCAGCTAGGACCATATGAAAGCAACTCAAGAAAGTAGAGTGATTGGAGATATATTTTTTGATATGTAAGTTTCTGCTTAAAAGGATTGGTTGTTGCTGTTGTAAGCAAATTTTGACCTAAGAAATGATTTACAGAACCCATAAGGAAATCATTTGAGAAGCTTCAGGCAATCACCGTTAGAAAATTTGACCATTAATTATAAGTTATTTTGACCTAAGAAATGAAGAAGCAAGAAGAAAATAAAACGTTCCTCAATCAAGAAAGAAGGAGAGCAATGTTAGATGAATTCTCTACATATTAtagttaatttaaaaatatatgtttcCTACATTAATTACTCTTTGGGTAAAGGTGGGGTTATCACTATTTTGAACTAATCAAATTTACAGAACCCATAAGGAAATTATTTGAGAAGCTTCAGGCAATCATCGTTAGAAAATTTGCCATTTTCGTTAGTTTTTAAGTTGGTTCTGTTAGTGAGACCAAATGTGCACTACTTTAGCAAAGTTAAAGGATTAAAGATGCTCTGGGTTATATTTGAAGGACAAAAATGAACCTACTCCAATAGATAAGGGATAATTTTAGTCAAAAACTCAAGTttgaatctcaattttgagatgatttggtggagttttattgtggtttgaattgaaaattcgaagcaGAAGATggatatgaaaaaaataataggTGTATCACACTGTATATCACATATGTATCTTATTtatatcaaatgtgtatcacatttatatccatgtatacctgcgTGTAAGATACATGCGTGATAGATGTGTCgcagaaaaaaaattaaactataTTTTAACTGCGAACTTTGATACCAAATATGTCCCAACCACCTCTAAATGTTTTCAATGAATCTCAACCATAGCCATTAAAAAAAAGTCTTTTTTtgttagatttttggaatatttgtatatatatatatatatatatatatatatatatatatatatatatatatatatatatttaatatttttgtatttcatcaccttatttgctacctcatccatgaaatttcatTTCCGTTTTgtatctaatgttgctaatcgCGCTTataaaatatggaaggagatctttATGTGTGcttcttggagagaaagaaccttatttctttgggttttaaatttttatatgtgtttggcTAGTTCCAATAAGTTTAAGATTATTTGGTAGAGATTGGTAAGTTGGGACTTTTCTAAGACATTTCTGTAAGATTCCATATTTTGTAACTACTCATATTGGAATGTCTTTTGTATAAATAAGGATAATTAGGGCTTAATAAGTTATAACTGATATATAATCTATTTATATAAACATTAATCTCCTTCCATTTTATGTAAGCAAAAAAttattgattattattattattattattattattattattattattattattattattattattattattattattattattattattgtggatcgggttgaaATAACATTCGAAATATTTTCCTAGGCCAAAACCTTTTGATGTTTAATTGTAAAATTTTCATGTGCCACTTGGAtctgtacccactttttaaaaaaaaattaactgatACACAATTTTTAGTAACTTCAGATAcatacatttttctcttcttcactgctgctttcttcttctttgtgtttagaattttttcttcttcctcttcttagtTGCAAAATGGATCTATTAAATTTGTTGTTTTAACAATTTGATGATTGGATTTGTTATTTATGATGTTtcaattttgaacccatttggagtagatttgggtATTGAATCGTATGTTGGATTGTTGCAATTCGAAAAACAAgtttatatttcaaaacttcaGATTTTGAATCTGAAGTTGTACTGAAAAATTGAATTACTTGAGATTCGAATTTCTGAAGTTACAATTGAAAGATAGAATAACTTTATATTCGAAATCTGAAGTTGTTTTGAAGAGCTTGAACTACTTAATATTTGAATTTCTGGAGTTGTAGTTGAAAGATATAAGTATTTCAAATTTAATTTCTGAAGTTGTATCGAAAAGATTGAATAATTTCATATCTGAACGGGTACACTTTATAAAGTTTTGTGTAATATAGTATAAATTGGCCGATATATATGCAAATGCCCCTTCACTAATTCCTATTATGAGATTGGCCCAAAATTCCCAATAAATCAAGTTAGCGTTTGGTCATAAATTTCCAaaattgttttgaaaaatctgatttgggtgaagtttggtttgaagataaaaatgtgtttggacatcagttttcaaaacatatttcccaaatttattttgtaaaaacatgaaacatgacttatacccacaagttctaaaaactatcacaaatacccaacagtaccattatcaataGCATTTATTACATTATCGCAAATCATAGTCc
Encoded here:
- the LOC142178842 gene encoding uncharacterized protein LOC142178842 produces the protein MVDIFDIDSEAAHWLKKKSPTEWSKSHFPETVKCDTLLNNMCEYFNNMIIEARDKPIITLLEKIRKSNEWNYEIIGASIMNNWAVNLLNRKCSCRKWDLTGIPCKHTIVAIWTKHDDINSYVDDCYKVETYRTIYKFSILPMNGQEIWPKLNNVPPLPPRLERQSTKGRKQKLRKKEPDEVGASRQKMKRKQTKLYCSLCHNPGYKKRTCKLNRVYPYSHDDEMVRQESSFPTASSVHVKLPV